The Mustela erminea isolate mMusErm1 chromosome 18, mMusErm1.Pri, whole genome shotgun sequence genome has a window encoding:
- the FDXR gene encoding NADPH:adrenodoxin oxidoreductase, mitochondrial isoform X1 produces the protein MAPRCWRWWHWSAWRRTRPPPAGSTPSWQQFSTQEQGPQICVVGSGPAGFYTTQHLLKHHPRAHVDIYEKQLVPFGLVRFGVAPDHPEVKNVINTFTQTARSDRCAFRGNVVVGRDVAVSELQAAYHAVVLSYGAEDHQALEIPGEELPGVFSARAFVGWYNGLPENRELAPDLSCDTAVILGQGNVALDVARILLTPPGHLEKTDITEAALGALRQSRVKTVWIVGRRGPLQVAFTIKELREMIQLPGTRPMLDPADFLGLQDRIKELPRQRKRLTELLLRTATEKPGAEEAARQASAARTWGLRFFRSPQQVLPSPGGRRVAGIRLAVTRLEGVGEAARAAPTGDTEDLPCGLVLSSVGYKSRPIDPNVPFDPKLGVIPNMEGRVLGVPGLYCSGWVKRGPTGVIATTMTDSFLTGQMLLQDLKAGLLPSGPRPGYAAIEALLSSRGVQPVSFSDWEKLDAEEVSRGKGAGKPREKLLDPQEMLRLLGR, from the exons gcTGGCAGCAGTTCTCTACACAGGAGCAGGGACCCCAGATCTGTGTGGTGGGCAGTGGCCCAGCTGGCTTCTATACCACCCAACACCTGCTGAAG CACCATCCCCGGGCCCACGTGGACATCTACGAGAAGCAGCTGGTGCCCTTCGGTCTGGTGCGCTTTGGCGTGGCACCCGACCACCCCGAGGTGAAG AATGTCATCAACACCTTCACCCAGACGGCTCGCTCGGACCGCTGTGCCTTCCGTGGCAATGTGGTGGTCGGCAGGGACGTGGCCGTGTCGGAGCTGCAGGCGGCCTACCATGCTGTGGTGCTG AGTTATGGAGCAGAGGACCATCAGGCCCTGGAAATTCCTGGGGAGGAGCTGCCTGGAGTATTCTCGGCCCGGGCCTTTGTGGGCTGGTACAATGGGCTTCCTGAGAACCGGGAG CTGGCACCAGACCTGAGCTGTGACACAGCCGTGATCCTGGGGCAAGGGAACGTGGCTCTGGATGTGGCCCGGATCCTGCTGACCCCCCCTGGGCACCTGGAG AAAACGGACATCACAGAGGCTGCCCTGGGGGCACTGAGGCAGAGTCGGGTGAAGACGGTGTGGATAGTGGGCCGCCGTGGACCCCTGCAAGTGGCCTTCACCATTAAG gAGCTTCGGGAGATGATTCAGTTACCGGGAACCCGGCCCATGTTGGATCCTGCGGATTTCTTGGGCCTTCAGGACAGAATCAAGG AGCTCCCCCGCCAGAGGAAGCGGCTGACAGAACTTCTGCTTCGAACAGCCACGGAGAAGCCAGGGGCGGAGGAGGCTGCCCGCCAGGCATCGGCCGCCCGCACCTGGGGCCTCCGCTTCTTCCGAAGCCCCCAGCAGGTGCTGCCCTCACCAGGCGGGCGACGGGTAGCTGGCATCCGCCTGGCGGTCACCAGACTGGAG GGTGTTGGTGAGGCTGCCCGCGCAGCGCCCACGGGAGACACGGAGGACCTCCCTTGTGGGCTGGTACTGAGCAGTGTTGGGTACAAGAGCCGTCCCATCGACCCCAACGTGCCCTTTGACCCCAAACTTGGGGTCATCCCCAATATGGAAGGCCGGGTTCTAGGCGTGCCAG GACTCTACTGCAGCGGCTGGGTGAAGCGGGGGCCCACGGGGGTCATTGCCACTACCATGACTGACAGCTTCCTCACCGGCCAGATGCTGCTGCAGGACCTGAAGGCGGGGCTGCTGCCATCTGGTCCCCGGCCTGGCTACGCGGCCATCGAGGCCCTGCTCAGCAGCCGAG GGGTCCAGCCTGTCTCTTTCTCGGACTGGGAGAAGCTGGATGCCGAGGAGGTGTCCCGGGGCAAGGGTGCTGGGAAGCCCAGGGAGAAGCTGCTGGATCCTCAGGAGATGCTGCGGCTGCTGGGGCGCTGA